The following proteins are encoded in a genomic region of Arachis ipaensis cultivar K30076 chromosome B02, Araip1.1, whole genome shotgun sequence:
- the LOC107625473 gene encoding zinc finger A20 and AN1 domain-containing stress-associated protein 8 → MESHDETGCQAAERPILCINNCGFFGRAATMNMCSKCYKDMLLKQEQDKLAAASVENIVNGASSSTGKHAVSAGGLDIQVENVEAKIVSAEISVDSTSVENLETKAKAGPSRCATCQKRVGLTGFSCKCGNLFCSMHRYSDKHDCPFDYQSVGRDAIAKANPVVKGDKLDKI, encoded by the coding sequence ATGGAGTCTCATGACGAGACAGGATGCCAGGCTGCTGAACGTCCcatactttgcattaataattgTGGCTTCTTTGGAAGGGCTGCCACCATGAACATGTGTTCCAAATGCTACAAGGACATGCTGTTGAAGCAGGAACAGGACAAGCTCGCAGCAGCATCGGTTGAAAACATCGTGAATGGTGCTTCCAGCAGCACTGGCAAACATGCTGTGAGTGCAGGTGGGTTGGACATACAAGTTGAAAATGTGGAAGCCAAGATAGTCTCTGCTGAGATTTCTGTGGATTCAACCTCTGTTGAGAATTTGGAGACGAAAGCCAAGGCAGGCCCCAGCAGATGCGCGACTTGCCAAAAGCGTGTTGGATTAACTGGTTTCAGCTGCAAATGTGGAAACCTCTTTTGTTCAATGCATCGCTATTCTGACAAACATGACTGCCCCTTTGATTATCAGAGTGTTGGCCGGGATGCTATCGCTAAAGCGAACCCTGTGGTCAAGGGTGATAAGCTTGATAAAATCTAG
- the LOC107627406 gene encoding uncharacterized protein LOC107627406, with translation MANEESFVVLVHYRMSIKRKTRSGVKFTDKDPLSIFMRPTTRFDDFLNSIIQKLGLQGVERVRKLFYRIPISVLRDDVKYNSFILGSDEDLEVLFHCRRQFPEVRTLELLAKLVDVVSSSRGSNRNTQTLGTVAGSSPRPIGASSSVPVNAPRNEPVASPSFAIDLNCSGGGECGAPAGMGDALLDDDDVDDVEPDIIADDSGDDIAASSLDGGGGGSSFGTQ, from the exons ATGGCTAAtgaggagagttttgtagtgTTGGTACATTATAGAATGTCCATTAAGAGAAAAACACGctctggtgtgaagttcactgataaggatcctctTAGTATTTTTATGAGACCTACGACGAGATTCGATGACTTCCTGAATTCTATAATACAGAAACTTGGGCTGCAAGGCGTGGAACGGGTTCGGAAGTTATTCTATCGCATTCCGATCTCAGTGCTGCGAGATGACGTGAAGTACAATTCTTTCATCCTAGGGAGTGACGAGGATTTGGAGGTCCTGTTCCATTGTCGTCGGCAGTTTCCCGAGGTCAGGACACTTGAGCTATTGGCAAAGCTAGTTGATGTGGTATCTAGCTCGAGAGGTTCAAACCGGAATACCCAAACTCTAGGCACGGTAGCTGGTTCTAGCCCGAGACCTATTGGTGCATCTTCGTCCGTGCCTGTGAATGCACCTCGGAATGAGCCTGTCGCCTCCCCGTCGTTCGCCATTGATCTCAACTGCAGTGGTGGCGGAGAG TGTGGGGCACCGGCTGGTATGGGTGATGCATTGCTGGATGATGATGACGTTGATGATGTGGAGCCGGACATCATTGCTGATGATAGTGGCGATGACATTGCAGCGAGTAGTCTAGATGGGGGTGGCGGTGGTTCTAGCTTTGGGACTCAGTAG